The uncultured Paludibaculum sp. sequence CGCGCTTCTCAATTTGCTCGCGCATCTTCCGGAACACATCCTGCGGCTCCATGCCCGCAGGCAAAGTCAGGAGCTCCCGTCCGTGCCGGTCGTTTACCGCCCAGACATCGATGTGAGGTAAGGTCGATGACCTCCGGGTCCGCCAATCCTGCATTCTCTCAACCTGCGCGCGGACATCCCGAAACTCCAACCCGCCGATCTCGTCCCACGGGATACGCCGCCGGCCGAAGATGGACTGCTCCTCAAGGCCGGCCGAGGATAGCCGCACCGTTCGCGAGTAGTTCTCCACGGAAGATTGGACCATCCAGAGCAAGAAGCCGAAGCCCAAAGCGACCCAGAATGCGCGAGCGGCGGTCCATTTGCCCTCCGCGAAAAGCGCGGAAAGGCCGAAGGGCAGACCCAGCACGCAGCCATAGAACAGGTTCGCCTTCCAGGACTCGCCCGGCTCGTGGACTTCAAAGTCCGGGAGCGGCTGGATTGCTTCGTACACCTCCACCCAGACATCGCCGTTCCACTCCGTGTTTAGCCCCCAGTGCGTATGGGCAATCAGGCATCCGCCGCCAAGCAGCGCCAAAGCAAAGATGGCGTAGCCGAGCGTTTCATTCCAGAGCTCGAAGAGCTCCGGAATCTGTGCCAGGCCAGTACTGGCCGGCG is a genomic window containing:
- a CDS encoding PH domain-containing protein, which produces MAALWKNLLLVLLFAGGVLFLALAVRSAGALKAAATPASTGLAQIPELFELWNETLGYAIFALALLGGGCLIAHTHWGLNTEWNGDVWVEVYEAIQPLPDFEVHEPGESWKANLFYGCVLGLPFGLSALFAEGKWTAARAFWVALGFGFLLWMVQSSVENYSRTVRLSSAGLEEQSIFGRRRIPWDEIGGLEFRDVRAQVERMQDWRTRRSSTLPHIDVWAVNDRHGRELLTLPAGMEPQDVFRKMREQIEKRASAR